From a single Candidatus Schekmanbacteria bacterium genomic region:
- a CDS encoding DUF86 domain-containing protein, whose protein sequence is MSEERLLQDYLNDIIESITDIKDFTHGLSFEEFIKDKKTAKAVVRSLEVIGEAVSKIPQNILDNYPNMSWQEIKGMRNRLIHEYFGVDLEIVWQTMKEDIEPLESTARKMFSDLYGG, encoded by the coding sequence ATGTCTGAAGAGAGACTTTTGCAGGATTATCTGAATGACATAATCGAATCAATAACTGATATAAAAGATTTTACTCATGGATTAAGTTTTGAAGAATTTATTAAAGATAAGAAAACTGCAAAAGCTGTTGTTAGAAGCCTTGAGGTTATTGGAGAAGCAGTCAGTAAAATTCCTCAAAATATTTTAGATAATTACCCAAATATGTCCTGGCAGGAAATAAAAGGGATGAGGAATAGATTGATTCATGAATATTTCGGCGTTGATCTTGAAATTGTCTGGCAGACAATGAAAGAGGACATAGAACCATTAGAATCTACAGCAAGAAAAATGTTTTCTGATTTGTATGGCGGTTGA